A genomic window from Synechococcus sp. CBW1107 includes:
- a CDS encoding DUF2079 domain-containing protein — translation MPSVTWRPAVAIAGNAGSAQEESKLLPSRPPEQRRAQRAVLVAAVLFALIGLLLQWWRLQVLTASYDQGIFLQTIWSGLQGHPFESTLSSQLSTNVIHAGEPPSLGYHRLGQHFTPALLLWVPLVGLLGIWALPLVQVGLMTAAGLVLHRIARERLQDPWLAAFLACSFFGANAVIGPTWGNFTDLCQLPLAVLLLWYGLQRRLWWLLALTAVAVPMIREDTGVLLVGISLWILVRQRQRWPLALALAALGLGWVLLVTNVLMPLFSDDNSRRFMVENFGQYIGDAEQASSLEVLHKALRQPLVILRELIWPPGETLRYLLAQGLPLMLVPLISLDSWLLMGMPLLGLLLAQGSNNPLSINLRYALLVVPGLFAGAIEWWRRHPQVFAHRRLRRVWIGCITLSLLFTLLANPNRSLSFLIPDSIDPWVYSSPPRQWSHGASARALLRTIPEGASVTATTPLIPHLAQRPVLIRFPNGVIYRDRQGSRRAVDWIAIDFDWLRRYAVAFPVDREALETSLEALNSLPEPYGVRAFADGVVLLQRKAPDVQPARRQLQELMGSIQRQLDRRPD, via the coding sequence ATGCCATCTGTGACCTGGAGGCCCGCGGTGGCGATAGCTGGCAACGCTGGATCTGCTCAGGAGGAGTCCAAGCTCCTGCCGTCCAGACCCCCTGAACAGAGGCGGGCCCAGCGGGCCGTGCTGGTGGCGGCGGTGCTCTTCGCGCTGATCGGGCTGCTGCTGCAGTGGTGGCGGCTGCAGGTGCTCACCGCCTCCTACGACCAGGGCATCTTTCTGCAAACGATCTGGAGCGGATTGCAGGGCCATCCCTTCGAGAGCACCCTCTCCTCCCAGCTCTCCACCAATGTCATCCACGCCGGGGAACCTCCCTCCCTGGGCTATCACCGCCTGGGCCAGCACTTCACCCCAGCCCTGCTGCTCTGGGTGCCCCTGGTTGGGCTGCTGGGGATCTGGGCGCTGCCGCTTGTGCAGGTGGGCCTGATGACCGCCGCCGGACTGGTTCTGCATCGAATCGCCCGCGAGCGATTGCAGGATCCCTGGCTGGCCGCCTTCCTGGCCTGCAGCTTCTTCGGTGCCAACGCGGTGATCGGCCCCACCTGGGGGAACTTCACCGATCTGTGCCAGCTCCCCCTGGCCGTGCTGCTGCTCTGGTATGGGCTGCAGCGCCGCCTCTGGTGGTTGCTGGCGCTGACGGCGGTGGCGGTGCCAATGATCCGCGAGGACACCGGCGTTCTGCTGGTGGGGATCAGCCTCTGGATCCTGGTGCGGCAGCGTCAGCGCTGGCCCCTGGCCCTGGCTCTGGCCGCCCTGGGGCTGGGCTGGGTGTTGCTGGTGACCAACGTGCTGATGCCCCTGTTCAGCGACGACAACTCCCGCCGCTTCATGGTGGAGAACTTCGGCCAGTACATCGGTGACGCGGAGCAGGCCAGCAGCCTGGAGGTGCTGCACAAGGCTCTCAGGCAGCCGTTGGTGATACTGCGGGAGCTGATCTGGCCGCCAGGAGAGACTCTGCGTTACCTGCTGGCGCAGGGTCTGCCCCTGATGCTGGTGCCGCTGATCAGCCTCGACAGCTGGCTGCTGATGGGCATGCCCCTGCTGGGCCTGCTGCTGGCTCAGGGATCGAACAACCCCCTCTCGATCAACCTCCGCTACGCCCTGCTGGTGGTGCCTGGGCTGTTCGCCGGGGCGATCGAGTGGTGGCGCCGCCATCCCCAGGTCTTTGCCCATCGGCGTCTGCGCCGGGTCTGGATCGGCTGCATCACGCTCTCGCTGCTGTTCACCCTGCTGGCCAACCCCAACCGCAGCCTCTCGTTCCTGATTCCCGACAGCATCGATCCCTGGGTCTACAGCTCACCGCCGCGTCAGTGGAGCCACGGGGCCAGCGCCCGGGCGCTGCTCAGAACGATCCCCGAGGGCGCCAGCGTGACCGCCACCACGCCGCTGATCCCCCACCTGGCCCAGAGACCGGTGCTGATCCGCTTCCCGAACGGGGTGATCTACCGCGACCGCCAGGGCAGTCGCCGGGCCGTCGACTGGATCGCCATCGATTTCGATTGGTTGCGCCGCTATGCGGTGGCATTCCCCGTCGATCGGGAAGCCCTGGAGACCAGCCTCGAGGCCCTGAACTCCCTGCCTGAGCCCTACGGAGTGAGGGCCTTCGCCGATGGGGTGGTGCTGCTGCAACGGAAAGCGCCCGATGTGCAGCCAGCGCGGCGCCAGCTCCAGGAGCTGATGGGCTCGATCCAGCGACAGCTCGATCGCAGACCCGACTGA
- the psbD gene encoding photosystem II D2 protein (photosystem q(a) protein): MTIAVGRAPAARGWFDILDDWLKRDRFVFVGWSGLLLFPTAYLALGGWLTGTTFATSWYTHGIASSYLEGCNFLTAAVSTPADAMGHSLLLLWGPEAQGDFVRWVQLGGLWPFVALHGAFALIGFMLRQFEIARLVGIRPYNAIAFSGPIAVFVSVFLMYPLGQSSWFFAPSFGVAAIFRFLLFLQGFHNWTLNPFHMMGVAGILGGALLCAIHGATVENTLFEDSEQANTFKAFEPTQEEETYSMVTANRFWSQIFGIAFSNKRWLHFFMLFVPVMGLWTSSIGIIGLALNLRAYDFVSQEIRAAEDPEFETFYTKNILLNEGLRAWMAPADQPHENFVFPEEVLPRGNAL, translated from the coding sequence ATGACGATCGCTGTAGGGCGCGCGCCTGCCGCACGGGGATGGTTCGACATCCTCGATGACTGGCTCAAGCGTGACCGCTTTGTTTTTGTCGGCTGGTCCGGCCTGCTGCTGTTCCCCACGGCCTACCTGGCCCTGGGCGGCTGGCTGACCGGCACCACCTTCGCCACCTCCTGGTACACCCACGGCATTGCCAGCAGCTACCTGGAGGGCTGCAACTTCCTCACCGCCGCGGTGAGCACCCCGGCTGATGCCATGGGGCACAGCCTGCTGCTGCTCTGGGGCCCGGAAGCCCAGGGTGACTTCGTGCGCTGGGTGCAGCTGGGCGGCCTCTGGCCGTTCGTCGCCCTGCACGGCGCCTTCGCGCTGATCGGCTTCATGCTGCGTCAGTTCGAGATCGCCCGTCTGGTGGGCATCCGTCCCTACAACGCCATCGCCTTCTCCGGTCCGATCGCGGTGTTCGTCAGTGTCTTCCTGATGTATCCGCTGGGCCAGAGCAGCTGGTTCTTCGCCCCCTCCTTCGGGGTGGCCGCCATCTTCCGCTTCCTGCTCTTCCTGCAGGGCTTCCACAACTGGACCCTGAACCCGTTCCACATGATGGGCGTGGCCGGCATCCTCGGTGGTGCTCTGCTCTGTGCCATCCACGGCGCCACGGTGGAGAACACCCTGTTCGAGGATTCCGAGCAGGCGAACACCTTCAAGGCGTTCGAGCCCACCCAGGAAGAGGAGACCTATTCGATGGTCACCGCCAACCGCTTCTGGAGCCAGATCTTCGGGATCGCCTTCTCCAACAAGCGCTGGCTGCACTTCTTCATGCTGTTCGTGCCGGTGATGGGTCTGTGGACCAGCAGCATCGGCATCATCGGCCTGGCCCTCAACCTGCGTGCCTACGACTTCGTGTCGCAGGAGATCCGCGCCGCTGAGGACCCCGAATTCGAGACCTTCTACACGAAGAACATTCTTCTGAACGAGGGTCTGCGTGCCTGGATGGCACCGGCCGACCAGCCGCATGAAAACTTCGTCTTCCCTGAAGAGGTCCTGCCCCGCGGCAACGCCCTCTGA
- a CDS encoding ABC transporter ATP-binding protein encodes MSRGNPSSDAVSPRSPALEVEDLCFGWPNGRAALDHCDLLLPGPGLWMLVGGNGSGKSTLLRLIAGLLEPSAGRVALTLKPALVFQNPDHQLLLPSCGTDLQLGLVQGRPAAERQARVSAALAQVGLGGFEGRPIHTLSGGQKQRLAIAGALAGDAGLLLLDEPTALLDPESQQEVLDLIERLCHRRERPLTALWITHRLEELDHCDGAAEMERGRIGSWGKGPALRQRIGSRRPPLPGGRADG; translated from the coding sequence ATGTCCCGGGGCAACCCCTCCAGCGATGCCGTCTCGCCCCGGTCTCCTGCCCTGGAGGTGGAGGATCTCTGTTTCGGCTGGCCCAACGGGAGAGCCGCCCTCGATCATTGCGACCTGCTCCTGCCCGGGCCAGGCCTCTGGATGCTGGTGGGCGGCAACGGCAGCGGCAAGAGCACCCTGCTGCGTCTGATCGCCGGCCTGCTCGAGCCCAGTGCCGGCCGGGTGGCACTCACACTGAAGCCCGCCCTGGTGTTCCAGAACCCTGATCACCAGTTGCTGCTGCCCAGCTGCGGCACCGATCTGCAGCTCGGCCTTGTGCAGGGTCGGCCGGCCGCGGAGCGGCAGGCGCGGGTGTCCGCAGCCCTCGCCCAGGTGGGGCTGGGTGGGTTCGAAGGGCGGCCGATTCACACCCTCAGTGGCGGTCAGAAACAACGACTGGCGATCGCTGGCGCCCTTGCAGGAGATGCGGGCCTGCTGCTGCTCGATGAACCCACAGCCCTGCTCGACCCTGAGAGTCAGCAGGAGGTGCTGGACCTGATCGAGCGGCTCTGCCACCGGCGCGAGCGGCCGCTGACGGCCCTGTGGATCACCCATCGGCTCGAGGAGCTCGACCATTGCGATGGTGCCGCCGAGATGGAACGGGGCCGGATCGGATCCTGGGGGAAGGGCCCAGCCCTGCGGCAGCGCATCGGGAGCCGACGTCCCCCCTTGCCGGGCGGCAGGGCCGACGGGTAG
- a CDS encoding response regulator transcription factor has product MKPCILLIEDDEDMRELVAGHFEHGGFVVETADDGIKGQALALQANPDLILLDLMLPKVDGLTLCQRLRRDERTASIPILMITALGGTKDKVSGFNSGADDYLTKPFDLEELMVRVKALLRRSDRAPLSTKHSEILSYGPLTLVPERFEAIWFDEPVRLTHLEFELLHCLLQRHGQTVAPSLILKEVWGYEPDDDIETIRVHVRHLRTKLEPDPRKPRFIKTVYGAGYCLELPTGAKLAQQEALMRSQREEEQLAAAPHALESA; this is encoded by the coding sequence ATGAAACCCTGCATCCTGCTGATCGAGGACGACGAGGACATGCGCGAGCTGGTGGCGGGCCATTTCGAGCACGGTGGCTTCGTGGTGGAGACCGCCGATGACGGGATCAAGGGTCAGGCCCTCGCCCTGCAGGCCAACCCGGATCTGATCCTGCTCGATCTGATGCTCCCGAAGGTCGATGGTCTGACTCTCTGCCAGCGGCTGCGCCGGGATGAGCGCACCGCCAGCATCCCGATTCTGATGATCACAGCCCTGGGCGGCACCAAGGACAAGGTGAGCGGATTCAACTCCGGCGCCGACGACTACCTCACCAAACCCTTCGATCTCGAGGAGCTGATGGTGCGGGTGAAAGCTCTGCTGCGCCGCAGCGACCGGGCCCCACTCTCCACCAAGCACAGCGAAATTCTCAGCTATGGCCCCCTCACGCTGGTGCCGGAGCGGTTTGAGGCGATCTGGTTCGACGAGCCGGTGCGCCTGACCCACCTGGAGTTCGAGCTGCTCCACTGCCTCCTGCAGCGCCATGGCCAGACCGTGGCGCCCTCGTTGATCCTCAAGGAAGTCTGGGGCTACGAACCGGACGACGACATCGAGACCATCCGGGTGCACGTGCGCCACCTGCGCACCAAGCTGGAACCCGATCCGCGCAAACCTCGCTTCATCAAAACGGTCTATGGAGCCGGTTACTGCCTGGAGCTGCCCACCGGAGCCAAGCTCGCCCAGCAGGAGGCCCTGATGCGCAGCCAACGGGAGGAGGAGCAGCTGGCCGCAGCCCCCCACGCCCTCGAGAGCGCCTGA
- a CDS encoding DNA polymerase III subunit delta': protein MADLFADLIGQPTAVALMRSALERRRLAAAYLLSGPEGVGRRLGGLRFLEGILAGPAGAPAVRRRLSQGNHPDLLWLEPTYSHQGRLVPVSQAMAEGVSKRGLPQIRLEQIRSVGPFLARRAVAGPRPVVVIEAVELMAEGAASGLLKTLEEPGAGLLLLLSAAPERLLSTIRSRCQQIPFRRLDPVAMAEVMARQADVTEAQGAPGADEPPELIELAAGAPGALMEHRRQWRGLPSGLAERLGALAADPLEAMALARDLSETLDLDQQLWLLNWWQLRLWRREPLLETQQRLERLRGQLRGFVQPRLAWEVALLELSGVIS, encoded by the coding sequence ATGGCTGATCTCTTTGCTGATCTGATCGGCCAGCCCACAGCGGTGGCGCTGATGCGCTCGGCCCTGGAGCGGCGGCGCCTTGCCGCGGCCTACCTGCTCTCCGGACCTGAGGGAGTGGGGCGGCGCCTGGGGGGGCTGCGCTTCCTGGAGGGGATTCTGGCTGGACCCGCAGGCGCCCCGGCCGTGCGACGGCGCCTGAGCCAGGGCAATCATCCTGATCTGCTCTGGCTGGAGCCCACCTACTCCCACCAGGGACGGCTCGTGCCGGTGAGCCAGGCGATGGCCGAGGGGGTGAGCAAACGGGGTCTGCCGCAGATCCGGCTGGAGCAGATCCGATCCGTCGGACCGTTTCTGGCGAGGCGGGCGGTGGCTGGTCCACGCCCGGTGGTGGTGATCGAGGCCGTGGAGCTGATGGCGGAGGGGGCGGCCAGCGGGTTGCTCAAGACCCTGGAGGAGCCTGGGGCTGGGCTGTTGCTGCTGCTCAGCGCCGCGCCGGAGCGCCTGCTCAGCACGATCCGCTCCCGTTGCCAGCAGATTCCCTTCCGCCGCCTCGATCCCGTCGCGATGGCCGAGGTCATGGCGCGGCAGGCTGATGTCACCGAGGCTCAAGGCGCCCCAGGGGCCGATGAGCCTCCCGAACTGATCGAGCTGGCCGCCGGCGCCCCGGGGGCCCTGATGGAGCATCGCCGTCAGTGGCGAGGGTTGCCCAGCGGCCTGGCGGAACGGCTGGGGGCCCTGGCGGCCGATCCGCTCGAGGCCATGGCTCTGGCCCGCGACCTGAGTGAAACGCTCGATCTGGATCAGCAGTTGTGGCTGCTGAACTGGTGGCAGCTGCGTCTCTGGCGCAGGGAGCCGCTGCTGGAGACACAGCAGCGGCTGGAGCGGTTGCGGGGCCAGTTGCGGGGATTCGTGCAACCGCGCCTGGCCTGGGAAGTGGCTCTGCTGGAGCTGAGTGGAGTGATCAGCTGA
- the tmk gene encoding dTMP kinase has protein sequence MAVPEHPRGRFLVLEGIDGSGKSSQLERLALWLPLSGLMPAGACLVSSREPGGTPLGRGLRQLLLHPPEEAAPVATAELLLYAADRAQHVQSLIEPALAAGHWVLSDRFAGSTAAYQGHGRGLSLELIDQLEAMATDGLEPDLTLWLDLPLTLSAQRRGHRGADRIEAAGLPFLERVSAGFARLAAERGWSRVDAAGSPAEVEAALRAALLERFPRVWPGDPDG, from the coding sequence CGAGCCAGCTCGAACGCCTCGCTCTCTGGCTTCCCCTCAGCGGCCTGATGCCGGCCGGTGCCTGCCTGGTGAGCAGCCGTGAGCCCGGCGGAACCCCGCTCGGTCGTGGTCTGCGGCAGCTGCTGCTGCATCCCCCGGAGGAGGCGGCGCCGGTGGCCACCGCCGAGCTCCTGCTCTACGCCGCCGATCGCGCCCAGCATGTGCAGAGCCTGATCGAGCCGGCCCTGGCGGCTGGTCACTGGGTGCTCAGCGATCGCTTCGCCGGCTCCACGGCCGCCTACCAGGGACACGGCCGGGGGCTGTCCCTCGAGCTGATCGACCAGCTGGAGGCCATGGCCACCGACGGCCTGGAGCCCGACCTCACCCTCTGGCTCGATCTTCCCCTGACCCTTTCCGCCCAGCGTCGTGGGCATCGAGGCGCTGATCGGATCGAGGCGGCTGGCCTTCCGTTTCTGGAACGGGTGTCGGCCGGTTTTGCCCGGTTGGCGGCGGAGAGGGGCTGGAGCCGGGTGGATGCCGCCGGATCGCCCGCTGAGGTGGAAGCGGCCCTGCGCGCGGCGCTGCTGGAGCGCTTCCCCCGGGTTTGGCCAGGCGATCCCGATGGCTGA